A part of Vulcanisaeta moutnovskia 768-28 genomic DNA contains:
- a CDS encoding NAD(P)/FAD-dependent oxidoreductase — protein MGGGITGTFLGYFLGLEGYNVTIIHNRGKLPLVDLVFSNMLPSASDVRVTKETMRIYRSLEEELKTTLLKNYVALHIYPNHDSLKLIEPVIPDIEDAGVKVKVFDSKEAHEVTGLIYDEQEHVIYGEYEYLVSIRKIVGALHRKLNIIYGNASLRINNGNAYAIVGNEELTGDAVVLAAGGWNSKIAREAGIEVPLVTYGTRALAIIGSTRLNKYSISDYKYDYYTRPMGNLLDPIAFIAGDGNVKTSDLRQVRRLTNKSYSNWLIGLMKKRDPSMMISAIAGYSLVEMAYDYEPVIGKVPGVNNLYLIGGFDGYGAKLGPGLAFELARIIMGLNPSIDVSCYDINRFDGYEGQHDIDPHWEPVMLYLPAPNGASPCFYKNK, from the coding sequence ATAGGTGGCGGCATAACTGGTACTTTTTTGGGATATTTCCTTGGCCTCGAGGGATATAATGTTACGATAATACATAATAGGGGGAAACTACCGTTGGTTGATTTAGTTTTTTCTAATATGCTGCCATCAGCAAGTGATGTTCGTGTCACTAAGGAGACTATGAGGATTTATAGAAGTCTTGAGGAGGAACTCAAAACAACGCTTCTTAAGAACTATGTCGCACTGCATATATATCCAAACCACGATTCACTTAAGTTAATAGAACCCGTCATACCTGATATTGAGGATGCTGGTGTTAAAGTAAAGGTGTTTGATTCTAAGGAGGCTCATGAGGTTACTGGGTTGATATATGATGAGCAGGAGCATGTAATTTATGGTGAGTATGAGTATCTTGTTTCCATAAGGAAGATAGTTGGTGCATTGCATAGGAAATTGAATATTATTTACGGCAATGCCTCATTAAGAATCAATAATGGTAATGCCTATGCTATTGTGGGAAATGAGGAATTAACAGGTGATGCAGTAGTACTTGCAGCTGGTGGATGGAATTCTAAAATAGCTAGGGAGGCAGGTATTGAAGTACCGCTTGTTACTTACGGTACGAGGGCCCTGGCAATCATAGGTAGTACGCGATTAAATAAGTACTCAATATCAGACTATAAGTATGATTATTACACAAGACCAATGGGTAATTTACTCGATCCGATAGCCTTCATTGCTGGTGATGGTAATGTTAAGACAAGTGATTTAAGGCAGGTAAGGAGACTTACGAATAAGTCATACTCCAATTGGTTGATTGGTTTAATGAAGAAGCGTGATCCGTCAATGATGATATCGGCAATAGCAGGTTATAGCCTGGTTGAGATGGCCTATGACTATGAGCCAGTGATTGGTAAGGTTCCTGGTGTAAATAATCTATACTTAATCGGTGGATTTGACGGTTATGGCGCTAAACTAGGCCCTGGACTTGCCTTTGAATTGGCAAGGATAATAATGGGACTTAACCCATCAATTGATGTATCGTGTTACGACATAAATAGGTTTGATGGTTATGAGGGACAACATGATATTGATCCGCACTGGGAACCCGTAATGCTCTACTTACCTGCACCAAACGGTGCGAGTCCATGCTTCTATAAAAATAAATAA
- a CDS encoding APC family permease, which produces MRFGAIAILLIATAALFSQEIVNAGSYYAYSVRTSWFLGILTLWYWMTDNWTCAAGFGALGLATVLYYINPAFYHIPYLWVIFALIVPTYGFVLAYLGIKPSLQYAMYTGFAEIFYIITASIIIIAMVLPHLPASTAVAPFTPALVKGAWSLIFFGTIFSILDFVGLGTATTISEEVQDPKKTIKRALYVAWALGGITLILASYALTVGWGVNQMSSFATSPDPGFIVFFKYLGPVGWALLLAFVLNSYLAYGVAKWNSISRLWFSAARDNLWFKYIHAEKVHPKYRTPYVALIWYYGSVLVLALVTGFLLGPFNGSVFLLTINGLGMIATHIVVNTALTYYKYKTVGLRGKDIAFYLLYVIAPIIASLTAFVVFFYSVYPLPQYPFDIAVLIAIGWFLVGFIVAWWYSKYRAEVLKHAGASYEL; this is translated from the coding sequence GTGCGGTTTGGTGCTATTGCGATTCTATTGATCGCTACGGCGGCTCTATTCTCCCAGGAGATAGTTAATGCAGGTAGTTACTACGCATACTCCGTTAGGACATCTTGGTTCCTAGGTATTCTAACTCTCTGGTACTGGATGACGGATAACTGGACATGCGCGGCGGGTTTTGGAGCGCTTGGCCTAGCCACGGTCCTCTATTACATAAACCCAGCCTTTTATCACATACCCTATCTGTGGGTCATATTCGCCTTAATAGTACCCACATATGGATTTGTATTGGCATACCTAGGTATCAAGCCTTCACTCCAATATGCAATGTACACTGGTTTTGCCGAGATATTTTACATAATAACTGCATCAATAATAATAATAGCAATGGTCCTACCGCACTTGCCTGCTTCAACGGCGGTAGCTCCATTTACACCAGCACTCGTTAAGGGTGCATGGAGCTTAATCTTCTTTGGTACAATATTCTCTATATTGGACTTCGTGGGATTAGGTACCGCAACAACAATATCAGAGGAGGTTCAGGATCCTAAAAAGACCATTAAGAGGGCGTTATATGTAGCATGGGCACTTGGTGGTATTACGTTAATATTAGCGTCATATGCGTTAACGGTTGGTTGGGGTGTGAATCAAATGAGTAGTTTTGCTACATCGCCAGATCCTGGCTTTATAGTGTTTTTTAAGTACTTAGGTCCCGTGGGTTGGGCATTATTACTAGCCTTTGTTCTGAACAGTTACTTAGCCTATGGTGTCGCCAAGTGGAATTCAATTAGTAGACTTTGGTTTAGTGCAGCAAGGGATAATCTTTGGTTTAAGTATATACATGCTGAGAAGGTTCATCCGAAGTATAGAACTCCATATGTAGCCTTAATATGGTATTACGGCTCGGTTCTTGTGCTGGCATTAGTAACTGGCTTCCTATTAGGTCCATTTAATGGTTCTGTTTTTCTACTAACAATTAATGGACTTGGTATGATAGCAACGCATATAGTGGTTAATACTGCATTAACGTATTATAAGTATAAGACCGTGGGTCTAAGGGGTAAAGATATAGCATTTTACTTACTCTATGTAATAGCACCAATTATAGCGTCACTAACGGCTTTTGTGGTGTTCTTCTACAGTGTTTATCCACTACCGCAATATCCATTTGATATAGCCGTATTAATAGCCATTGGTTGGTTCCTAGTAGGGTTTATTGTGGCTTGGTGGTATAGTAAGTACCGTGCTGAAGTACTTAAGCATGCTGGCGCATCATATGAACTTTAA
- a CDS encoding saccharopine dehydrogenase family protein — MRVFVLGGSGLIGSVIVSELMRDNVDVTVIDLVKPRFNVDYVFGDLNNIDDIAGKIRNADYVINAAQYYFNINAMKACLKAGVNYMDLGGLFWMTRKQLELNNEFEREGLLALIGIGAEPGITNVVAEWIYRMHGTPISIRIRDGWISRSGKINWSVDTQLDELTMKAPVFEDGEYKYYDPASRFEYIDFIEPIGRVKTYLTIHSELATFPQSFSGVRYVDWMEGGTGFEDMIVIAKLFGDNAEVMNIKSRAYLRELLRTKGLLGYSEGENPDEWESAKVIFDYGDRRVEVEFMSGPHGQFDGTQYMTGLPAAVAALSRVNGKGVLPPERVIDPEPFINKLKEKGLVFYYRENRRL; from the coding sequence ATGAGAGTCTTTGTTTTGGGTGGCTCTGGGTTAATTGGTAGTGTGATTGTTAGTGAGTTAATGAGGGATAATGTTGATGTCACAGTTATTGATCTTGTGAAACCCAGGTTCAATGTTGATTACGTCTTTGGTGATTTGAATAATATTGATGATATTGCGGGTAAAATTAGGAATGCTGATTACGTGATTAATGCAGCCCAGTATTACTTCAATATTAATGCCATGAAGGCCTGCCTAAAGGCCGGAGTTAATTATATGGATCTTGGCGGCCTATTCTGGATGACCAGGAAGCAGTTAGAACTTAATAATGAGTTTGAACGTGAGGGATTACTGGCTCTTATTGGTATTGGTGCTGAGCCTGGCATCACCAATGTGGTTGCTGAATGGATCTATAGGATGCATGGTACACCAATTAGTATTAGGATTAGGGATGGCTGGATCTCAAGGTCTGGCAAAATTAATTGGAGTGTTGATACTCAATTGGATGAGTTAACAATGAAGGCTCCAGTGTTTGAGGATGGTGAGTATAAGTATTATGACCCAGCATCAAGGTTTGAATATATTGATTTTATTGAACCCATTGGTAGGGTTAAGACGTACTTAACAATACATAGTGAGTTGGCTACATTTCCACAATCATTTAGTGGAGTTAGATATGTTGATTGGATGGAGGGTGGAACTGGGTTTGAGGATATGATTGTTATTGCCAAGTTATTTGGTGATAATGCTGAGGTCATGAATATAAAATCAAGGGCATACCTAAGGGAATTACTCAGGACTAAGGGATTGCTCGGTTACTCAGAGGGCGAAAACCCTGATGAGTGGGAGTCCGCTAAGGTTATTTTTGATTATGGTGATAGGAGGGTTGAGGTTGAATTCATGAGTGGGCCACATGGTCAATTTGATGGGACACAATACATGACTGGACTACCTGCAGCTGTTGCTGCTTTAAGTAGGGTTAATGGTAAGGGTGTATTACCGCCCGAGAGGGTGATAGATCCTGAACCATTCATTAATAAACTGAAGGAGAAAGGCTTAGTGTTTTACTATAGAGAGAATAGGAGACTTTAA
- a CDS encoding aminotransferase family protein, which produces MASEDFGRIVREHLFGTWRRQRGWEPLSVIKADGVYFYDSQGRRYLDFSSQLVNVNLGYGNENVINAIKRQLESLQYISPVFAAETRARAAKALLEIMPEGLTKFFFSTSGTEANEAAIKTARLYKKPAFKIVVRYRSYHGSTFASISMTGDYRRWFVEPHTMHGVVRVPEPYCYRCPLGLKYPECGLACVNYVDYVIKNEKNVAAILVEPITGTNGVVVPPKEYLPTLKRIAEENDVLFIADEVMTGWGRVGDWWAVNLWGIKPDILTTAKGASASYVPIGITAVSKKIADYFEDEFFAHGHTFEAHPVSLSAIPAVIEEYKRLDLLNHVKAMGEYLSRRLEELKDKHRSIGDVRGVGLFWAIEFIKDSRKTPFGTYDDKYRGLATPVDRVAAELLKMGVYVYNGPSWFIVAPPLIVTREQIDEGIEKIDQVIKKLDEQYQG; this is translated from the coding sequence ATGGCATCTGAGGATTTTGGTAGGATTGTACGTGAGCATTTGTTTGGTACTTGGCGTAGGCAGAGGGGTTGGGAACCCCTGAGCGTTATTAAGGCTGATGGCGTTTACTTCTATGATTCCCAGGGTAGGAGGTACCTGGATTTCTCCTCACAGTTGGTTAATGTTAATCTTGGTTATGGTAATGAGAATGTAATCAACGCCATTAAGAGGCAATTGGAGTCTCTTCAGTATATTTCGCCTGTCTTTGCTGCCGAGACCAGGGCCAGGGCTGCCAAGGCGCTACTTGAGATTATGCCCGAGGGCTTGACTAAATTCTTCTTCTCTACCTCAGGTACTGAGGCTAATGAAGCTGCCATTAAGACAGCAAGACTCTATAAGAAGCCCGCATTCAAGATAGTTGTTAGGTATAGGTCGTACCACGGGTCAACATTTGCATCAATTTCGATGACTGGTGATTATAGGCGTTGGTTCGTTGAACCGCACACAATGCATGGTGTTGTCAGGGTACCTGAGCCATACTGCTATAGGTGCCCGCTCGGCCTTAAGTATCCTGAGTGTGGCTTGGCATGTGTTAATTACGTTGATTATGTTATTAAGAATGAGAAGAATGTGGCCGCGATACTGGTTGAACCAATAACTGGGACTAACGGTGTTGTTGTGCCGCCTAAGGAGTATTTACCAACGCTTAAGAGGATTGCTGAGGAGAATGACGTGTTGTTCATTGCTGATGAGGTTATGACTGGTTGGGGCCGTGTTGGTGATTGGTGGGCTGTGAATCTATGGGGTATTAAGCCCGATATCTTAACAACTGCTAAGGGCGCATCTGCATCGTACGTACCCATAGGCATAACTGCAGTTAGTAAGAAGATTGCTGATTACTTTGAGGATGAGTTCTTCGCGCATGGGCATACCTTTGAGGCGCATCCTGTCTCATTGTCTGCCATACCAGCAGTCATTGAGGAGTATAAAAGGCTTGACTTGCTTAATCATGTTAAGGCGATGGGCGAGTATTTGAGTAGAAGGCTTGAGGAGTTGAAGGATAAACATAGAAGCATTGGTGATGTTAGGGGTGTCGGTCTATTCTGGGCCATTGAATTCATAAAGGATTCCAGGAAGACACCCTTCGGCACGTATGATGATAAGTATAGGGGTTTAGCGACACCAGTTGATAGGGTGGCAGCTGAGTTACTGAAAATGGGTGTTTATGTCTATAATGGGCCATCCTGGTTCATAGTAGCACCACCCCTAATAGTAACTAGGGAGCAAATTGATGAAGGTATTGAGAAGATAGACCAGGTAATTAAGAAACTTGATGAGCAATATCAGGGTTAA
- a CDS encoding aldehyde dehydrogenase family protein translates to MPLEVSRRSWGKLRQFINGRWVEAHALGYAQLYDPGVGDVIGEVPLGGKEDVDEAVESAHEAFKNWSQVPVPDRLQYLFRLKWVMEEFKEDFARVNTLNHGKPINDSRGDLRRSIENVEASIAVLLSLSKGEYQREIAKDIDEIMMREPLGVFSIITPYNFPIMIPFWFIPYAVALGNTVVVKVSPVTPIPMTYVMEKIAEVFPPGVVNLVHLDNSVVDYLVSHPLVEGTAFVGTSTIALKLYETSARTGKRYLGGGSAANYAVVMPDANLDKTVETLIHSKYGNAGQRCLAIQNIVIVGNDDFYNKFKNAFIERARRLRVGYGLEESTEMGPMTTEQYRRNVIAKVDKAINDGAKVVLDGRNYKVPDYPRGFYLGPTILEGVTPDMDIVREEIFGPVANLIRAKNLDEVIDWINKGKYHHSAAIFTQSGAWARQFVNNVVVGNVGINIGVAAPVGWFPFGGRKISGLGSHHQQIDVVDFFTDRKIAITRWF, encoded by the coding sequence ATGCCTCTGGAGGTTTCTAGGAGGTCCTGGGGTAAGTTGAGGCAGTTTATTAATGGTAGGTGGGTTGAGGCCCACGCTCTTGGTTATGCACAGCTTTATGACCCAGGTGTTGGTGATGTGATCGGTGAGGTCCCACTTGGTGGTAAGGAGGATGTTGATGAGGCTGTTGAGTCTGCCCATGAGGCATTCAAAAACTGGAGTCAAGTACCAGTACCCGACAGGCTTCAGTACCTCTTTAGGCTTAAGTGGGTTATGGAGGAGTTTAAGGAGGATTTCGCTCGTGTTAATACTCTTAATCATGGTAAGCCAATTAATGATTCTAGGGGTGACTTGAGGAGGAGTATTGAGAATGTCGAGGCGTCAATAGCCGTGTTACTAAGTCTATCCAAGGGTGAGTATCAGCGTGAGATTGCTAAGGACATTGATGAGATAATGATGAGGGAGCCGTTGGGTGTATTCTCAATAATTACTCCATACAACTTCCCAATAATGATACCCTTCTGGTTCATACCGTATGCGGTGGCCCTGGGTAATACCGTGGTTGTTAAGGTTAGTCCCGTAACGCCAATACCCATGACGTACGTGATGGAGAAGATAGCCGAGGTATTCCCACCAGGTGTTGTTAATTTAGTCCACCTGGACAATTCAGTTGTTGATTACCTGGTTAGCCATCCACTTGTTGAGGGTACTGCATTTGTTGGAACATCAACAATAGCACTTAAACTCTATGAAACCTCGGCAAGGACTGGTAAGAGGTACCTGGGTGGTGGTAGTGCGGCGAATTATGCCGTTGTTATGCCAGACGCTAATCTAGATAAGACCGTGGAGACACTAATACATTCTAAGTATGGTAATGCTGGTCAGAGGTGTCTGGCCATTCAGAATATCGTAATCGTCGGCAATGACGACTTTTATAATAAGTTCAAGAATGCCTTTATTGAGAGGGCTAGGAGATTGAGAGTTGGTTATGGACTTGAGGAATCCACTGAGATGGGCCCAATGACCACTGAGCAGTATAGACGTAACGTAATTGCTAAGGTTGATAAGGCGATCAATGATGGCGCTAAGGTAGTCCTCGACGGTAGGAATTATAAAGTACCTGATTACCCAAGAGGCTTTTATCTAGGGCCAACAATACTTGAGGGTGTTACGCCGGACATGGATATTGTTAGGGAGGAGATATTCGGCCCAGTGGCTAATTTAATCAGGGCTAAGAACCTTGATGAGGTTATTGATTGGATCAATAAGGGTAAGTACCACCACTCAGCAGCCATATTTACACAGAGTGGTGCCTGGGCTAGGCAATTCGTTAATAATGTAGTTGTTGGCAATGTTGGGATTAACATAGGTGTTGCAGCACCAGTTGGTTGGTTCCCATTTGGTGGAAGGAAGATCTCGGGTCTCGGAAGCCACCACCAACAAATAGATGTTGTTGATTTCTTTACGGACAGAAAAATAGCAATAACGAGGTGGTTTTAA
- a CDS encoding metallophosphoesterase family protein gives MGDRIRVVLVSDLHGSEIAYAKLANIPKMFKADIVILNGDLTGKALMPIIKLKAGDYTANVFGEVKKFGENKLNEILRDAKNSGYYPYIVGEDEYDELVKNPNRAKEVLVQLMTESFTDWMKKIEDRYRQSNVRLFYFPGNDDPHEFVEAIKKLDNDVLIYGDERIIEVNKYLILGFGYSNPTPWHTERELPEEALKEKLTGLFSQVDPSKMTRLLAAIHVPPYGTNIDLAPKLTPDLRPVTAGGDVVMDHAGSIAVKEILENFCPAAGLHGHIHESPGIDYVQCRQGKRIPVINAGSEYMVGALKLAYLIFEDGKLKDKIFMRG, from the coding sequence ATGGGAGATAGGATTAGGGTTGTATTAGTATCTGATTTACATGGTTCAGAGATAGCATATGCAAAGCTTGCTAATATACCTAAGATGTTTAAGGCTGATATCGTAATTCTCAATGGTGACCTAACAGGCAAGGCATTGATGCCAATTATTAAGTTGAAGGCAGGTGATTATACGGCCAATGTGTTTGGCGAGGTTAAGAAATTTGGTGAAAATAAATTAAATGAAATACTAAGAGATGCGAAAAATAGTGGTTATTATCCATACATTGTTGGCGAGGATGAGTATGACGAGTTGGTGAAGAATCCAAATAGGGCTAAGGAGGTTTTGGTGCAATTAATGACAGAAAGTTTCACCGACTGGATGAAGAAAATAGAGGATAGGTATAGGCAGTCTAATGTTAGGTTGTTCTATTTCCCAGGGAATGATGATCCACATGAATTTGTTGAAGCTATTAAGAAATTGGATAATGACGTGTTAATTTACGGCGACGAAAGAATAATCGAGGTAAATAAGTATCTAATACTTGGCTTTGGTTATTCAAACCCAACACCCTGGCACACTGAGAGAGAATTACCTGAGGAGGCACTTAAGGAGAAATTAACGGGATTGTTTAGCCAGGTTGATCCAAGCAAGATGACTAGGTTGTTGGCTGCAATACACGTACCTCCATATGGAACGAATATAGACCTAGCACCAAAGTTAACACCTGACCTAAGGCCTGTAACTGCAGGTGGTGACGTAGTTATGGACCATGCAGGTAGTATAGCGGTTAAGGAGATCCTCGAGAACTTCTGCCCAGCTGCTGGTCTTCATGGTCATATTCATGAATCACCAGGTATAGATTACGTACAATGTAGACAGGGTAAGAGGATCCCTGTTATCAATGCTGGTAGTGAATACATGGTTGGCGCACTTAAGCTTGCTTACCTTATCTTTGAGGATGGTAAATTGAAGGATAAGATATTCATGAGAGGCTAA
- a CDS encoding aldehyde ferredoxin oxidoreductase family protein codes for MPLKYSLLRIDLRSRSLRVEYIDYDSIIRRFLGGRGLGAYLALKELPKGIDPLGPENRLYMLTGPLTGAVPIASSRMTFAAKSPLTDSYTHSKMAGNFAYWLRKSGYDGVVLEGKSDEPIYISIINGNVEFHDARHLWGKDALETELMIRREMKCLGENECGVITIGPAGENLVRFASIMGSFTQRAAGRGGLGAVMGSKLIKGMFVKGNRDLLAGAFDRKRLLELGVKISGRIAKGSGKDPLHKYGTSVLVNIINSVGALPTRNFETGVMPTAEKFSGEVLAEKFLVKRHGCALCPIACTKIGKASWDGKSSSNIKYEYESLFALGSNLGVDEPSAILTMIDMCNRYGLDTITTGNTLATATELSQKGKLPIKLSWGDADTYIKLIEDIAYRRDIGNELAEGAYHLSVKYNDPESFVGTRGQGFPAYDPRALKGFVIAYATANRGGDHNEAWPAMIELGPYPFGPYPNKVFDPLAEVEEKIVFTVWEQNYYAAYDSLVLCNFVDQVGDDSLKPEEIVDLLNAYAGWDLTYDELITIGERIFNTERLFHVREGKWVRDELPPKVLKKALPDGPAKGHTAERFFEWGIKRYYELRGWVDGKPTRDVLKKLGLEEFNYLL; via the coding sequence ATGCCGCTTAAATACTCCCTGCTTAGAATTGATTTGAGGAGTAGGTCCCTTAGGGTTGAGTATATTGACTACGACTCAATAATTAGGCGTTTTCTTGGTGGACGTGGTCTCGGCGCCTACCTGGCGCTTAAGGAGCTTCCTAAGGGCATTGATCCTCTAGGCCCTGAGAATAGGCTCTACATGCTCACGGGGCCATTGACTGGTGCTGTGCCCATTGCCTCCTCCAGGATGACTTTTGCGGCTAAATCACCATTGACTGATTCATATACTCATTCCAAGATGGCTGGTAACTTCGCCTACTGGCTTAGGAAATCTGGTTATGATGGTGTTGTACTTGAGGGTAAGTCAGATGAACCTATTTACATATCTATTATTAATGGTAATGTGGAGTTTCATGATGCGAGGCATTTATGGGGTAAGGATGCCCTGGAGACAGAGTTAATGATTAGGAGGGAGATGAAGTGCCTTGGTGAGAATGAGTGCGGTGTCATAACAATTGGCCCCGCCGGTGAGAACCTTGTTAGGTTTGCGAGTATAATGGGTTCATTCACACAGAGGGCTGCTGGTAGGGGTGGTCTGGGGGCTGTCATGGGTAGTAAGTTGATTAAGGGAATGTTTGTTAAGGGCAATAGGGATTTACTTGCAGGGGCCTTTGACAGGAAGAGGTTACTTGAGTTAGGCGTTAAAATTAGTGGTAGGATAGCTAAGGGTAGTGGTAAGGATCCACTCCATAAGTATGGTACCTCTGTCCTAGTTAATATAATAAATAGTGTTGGTGCATTACCGACCAGGAATTTCGAGACTGGCGTCATGCCAACGGCCGAGAAGTTCAGTGGTGAGGTTTTGGCTGAGAAGTTTCTGGTGAAGAGGCATGGATGCGCCCTCTGCCCAATAGCCTGTACAAAGATTGGTAAGGCATCCTGGGATGGAAAAAGCAGTAGTAATATTAAGTATGAGTATGAGTCATTATTCGCCCTAGGCTCTAATTTGGGTGTTGATGAACCAAGTGCCATATTAACAATGATCGATATGTGCAATAGGTATGGTCTTGATACCATCACTACTGGTAATACACTGGCAACAGCTACGGAGCTATCACAAAAGGGTAAGTTGCCGATTAAATTATCATGGGGTGATGCTGATACCTACATCAAATTAATAGAGGACATAGCCTATAGGAGGGATATTGGTAACGAGCTTGCTGAGGGCGCCTATCACTTATCCGTTAAGTATAATGATCCTGAGTCATTCGTTGGCACTAGGGGCCAGGGATTCCCAGCATATGATCCTAGGGCGTTGAAGGGATTCGTGATTGCCTATGCCACGGCTAATAGGGGTGGTGATCATAATGAGGCTTGGCCAGCAATGATAGAACTCGGCCCATATCCATTTGGTCCATATCCGAATAAGGTCTTTGATCCATTAGCCGAGGTTGAGGAGAAGATAGTATTTACTGTTTGGGAGCAGAATTATTACGCGGCATATGATAGCCTCGTACTCTGCAACTTTGTGGATCAGGTTGGGGATGATTCACTGAAACCCGAGGAGATTGTTGACCTGCTCAATGCATATGCGGGTTGGGATCTAACGTATGATGAGTTAATAACAATTGGTGAGAGGATATTCAATACCGAGAGATTATTCCACGTTAGGGAAGGTAAATGGGTAAGGGATGAACTACCGCCTAAAGTCCTGAAGAAAGCATTACCCGATGGACCCGCCAAGGGCCATACCGCTGAGAGATTCTTTGAGTGGGGTATAAAGAGGTATTATGAGTTGAGGGGTTGGGTTGATGGTAAGCCAACAAGGGATGTGTTGAAGAAATTAGGGCTTGAGGAGTTTAATTATTTACTTTAA
- a CDS encoding DUF996 domain-containing protein — MDFDTAKTLAGIGAILASFGMFTHGILTIVGIVLFLIGMINLAEYLNDNELKSNIIHWFIFALIAAIVIAIGAFIFVLNAGLLLSHLLTPAPPNIPYPQSTQSLLPTLLPIITTAAIIIALAGAFYVISAIYLRKAMNNMYTHTGENLLTTGGLLYLIGAILTFIVVGLVIILVAWIIIGIAILTAKPIGKTQNI; from the coding sequence ATGGACTTCGACACGGCAAAGACATTAGCCGGCATAGGGGCTATACTGGCGAGTTTTGGTATGTTTACACATGGTATATTGACCATAGTAGGTATTGTACTATTCCTCATAGGCATGATCAACCTAGCCGAATACCTCAATGACAATGAACTCAAGTCAAATATTATTCACTGGTTCATATTCGCACTAATAGCAGCTATCGTAATTGCGATTGGAGCATTCATATTCGTACTAAATGCAGGACTATTACTTAGCCACCTCTTAACACCAGCACCACCAAACATCCCATACCCACAATCAACACAATCATTACTACCAACACTATTACCCATAATAACAACAGCAGCAATAATTATAGCATTGGCAGGCGCATTCTACGTAATATCGGCAATATACCTACGCAAAGCAATGAACAACATGTACACCCACACAGGCGAAAACCTTCTAACGACTGGCGGTCTACTCTACCTAATAGGTGCAATACTAACATTCATAGTGGTAGGCTTAGTAATAATTCTAGTGGCGTGGATCATAATAGGCATCGCAATACTCACAGCAAAACCAATAGGCAAAACGCAAAATATTTGA
- a CDS encoding class I SAM-dependent methyltransferase, producing the protein MEGDDQSSIDNYETYVSAIYDELAPRYEKVYIKLSQYYRHLYGELYGIFKYYFDGVKIQSKVLDLGSGTGIWTMLLKRRGYHVVSLDISRASLTKCIKSRRCSDPTQGDAIKLPFKDRSFDAVVAYGSVFNHIVNSENAFKEVARVLDYDGYLIFDADNLVCVDMAYEALLGGISMRAFLKGLFDGKGHVGYWYGHNNEVVPFRFFTLKELTDILGNNGFKVVDIRGIHVLSNVIPSRLHQWSTNKIKRLASLFYVFDRTLGTHVPFKYLATTFLIIGRKAS; encoded by the coding sequence GTGGAGGGTGACGATCAATCATCTATAGATAATTACGAAACGTATGTAAGCGCAATATATGATGAATTAGCACCGAGATACGAAAAAGTTTACATAAAACTCTCACAATATTACAGGCACTTATATGGCGAACTTTATGGAATATTTAAGTACTATTTTGACGGTGTTAAAATACAGAGTAAGGTCCTTGATCTTGGCAGTGGAACGGGCATCTGGACAATGCTGCTTAAGAGACGTGGTTATCACGTAGTTAGCCTTGACATATCACGGGCTTCACTCACAAAGTGCATTAAGTCTAGGAGATGCAGTGATCCAACACAGGGGGATGCTATTAAATTGCCGTTTAAGGATCGGTCGTTCGATGCCGTTGTTGCATACGGTAGTGTCTTTAATCATATTGTTAATTCTGAGAATGCATTTAAGGAGGTGGCTAGGGTCTTGGATTATGATGGTTACTTAATATTTGATGCCGATAACCTGGTATGTGTTGATATGGCTTATGAGGCATTACTTGGTGGTATATCAATGAGGGCATTCCTTAAGGGTTTATTTGATGGTAAGGGACATGTTGGTTATTGGTATGGTCATAACAATGAGGTTGTACCATTTAGGTTCTTTACACTTAAGGAGTTAACAGATATCCTGGGTAATAATGGGTTTAAGGTGGTTGATATTAGGGGTATTCATGTACTGTCTAATGTAATACCATCAAGACTTCATCAATGGAGTACCAACAAGATAAAGAGACTTGCTTCGTTGTTCTACGTTTTTGACCGCACGCTAGGTACTCATGTACCATTTAAGTACTTGGCTACGACATTTTTAATAATAGGCAGAAAGGCAAGCTAG